The following coding sequences are from one Culex quinquefasciatus strain JHB chromosome 1, VPISU_Cqui_1.0_pri_paternal, whole genome shotgun sequence window:
- the LOC119771240 gene encoding uncharacterized protein LOC119771240 has translation MRQLMGEPFSSHVGSLFLRRLRTALICAVPEQQHGRSSHETAGTLPRGFSRAVGFVWRINSVERRGASWCQAPIARARERGQLASCARAAASTGAEEVWGSRVHRGQTSPRGQEQSGPSRHARPDRAKKLRLVSSAEGGKKVIA, from the coding sequence ATGAGGCAGCTAATGGGTGAACCTTTCTCATCCCATGTAGGATCCCTTTTTCTGCGGAGGCTTAGAACGGCCCTAATCTGCGCGGTACCGGAGCAGCAACACGGGCGAAGCTCGCACGAGACGGCCGGGACGTTACCGCGAGGGTTTTCGCGCGCGGTCGGATTCGTTTGGCGGATCAACAGCGTCGAGAGACGCGGGGCGAGTTGGTGTCAGGCACCAATCGCGAGGGCGCGGGAGAGAGGCCAGCTAGCCAGCTGTGCGAGGGCAGCGGCGTCGACCGGTGCTGAAGAAGTGTGGGGCAGTCGAGTTCACCGCGGGCAGACCAGCCCACGTGGTCAGGAGCAGAGCGGGCCAAGTCGACACGCGCGCCCGGATCGAGCAAAGAAGCTGCGGCTGGTGTCGTCTGCGGAAGGCGGCAAGAAGGTGATCGCCTAG